In Panicum virgatum strain AP13 chromosome 4N, P.virgatum_v5, whole genome shotgun sequence, a single window of DNA contains:
- the LOC120671370 gene encoding phospholipase D Z-like isoform X2 encodes MPSSPHRRRLLLLPLLVAAAALRGPLPAGAATCKAWLVQSIPTDMPHLRRVPGVLSTGDVLQWLSGNATKSLDILAQYWQFLAQPNNPKSGDYGYSDSDMKRFGADEGHRVYKALENAADRKIKIRIVQHSGFAPDFDKESADLAAGRPNVQNVTLLFEKWWGSGVLHAKVWISDKKDMYIGSANNDWKSLTQVKELGIYFADCPQITKAVEVYFQNLWSLSALNSTTYTKVAWDKQWQVSRKVPCWSHFLQPKERCRSPIPPSVDISYTDGYPALANPEMIDVPLETPGYKKSTQVTFGKFQADEQGWVDTIKSVKVGGIVRMNTMDWLGQSQYGTQTVYWPSLSSAISEVVFSKNATVRLLVAYWTHFIPNTENYLKSLLYSNILCASSKYNHCGGKVEIKYYMVPGYNETGPAMSPGGAATGNRYPDFTRVNHGKYAVSDVRANIGTSNLIWDYFYTTAGVSFGTYSPSIVSQLQDIFEADWYSPYTVPVEPLEASV; translated from the exons ATGCCTTCCTCACCgcaccgccggcgcctcctcctaCTGCCCTTGctcgtcgctgccgccgcgctgcgGGGGCCGCTGCCGGCGGGCGCCGCCACCTGCAAGGCGTGGCTGGTGCAGTCCATCCCCACCGACATGCCGCACCTCCGCCGCGTCCCCGGGGTCCTCTCCACCG GAGATGTACTGCAGTGGCTCTCGGGTAATGCAACCAAGAGCCTGGACATCCTTGCACAGTACTGGCAGTTCTTAGCGCAGCCAAACAATCCAAAATCAGGGGATTATGGGTACTCCGATAGTGACATGAAGAGATTTGGGGCTGATGAGGGGCACCGGGTTTACAAGGCATTGGAGAATGCTGCAGATCGTAAGATCAAAATCAG GATTGTGCAACACTCAGGATTTGCTCCTGATTTTGACAAAGAGAGCGCCGATCTGGCTGCAGGAAGACCAAATGTTCAGAATGTAACCCTTCTTTTTGAGAAGTGGTGGGGATCTGGCGTTTTGCATGCAAAAGTCTGGATATCGGATAAAAAAGACATGTATATAGGGTCAGCAAACAACGATTGGAAATCTCTTACCCAG GTCAAGGAGCTTGGGATTTATTTTGCTGATTGTCCACAAATAACAAAAGCTGTGGAAGTATATTTTCAAAATCTTTGGTCGCTTTCAGCCCTCAACTCAACTACTTATACCAAAGTAGCTTGGGATAAGCAGTGGCAAGTTTCTAGAAAGGTTCCATGCTGGTCACATTTCCTACAGCCAAAAGAAAGATGCAG GTCACCAATACCACCTTCTGTTGACATCTCATATACAGATGGATATCCGGCACTTGCCAATCCTGAAATGATTGATGTGCCACTTGAAACCCCTGGGTACAAGAAATCCACTCAG GTGACATTTGGCAAATTCCAAGCAGATGAGCAGGGTTGGGTTGACACCATTAAATCTGTTAAGGTTGGGGGAATTGTAAGAATGAATACTATGGATTGGCTTGGACAGTCACAGTATGGTACTCAAACAGTCTACTGGCCATCCTTGTCATCAGCAATCTCAGAG GTAGTGTTCTCAAAGAATGCAACTGTGAGGCTTCTCGTTGCCTACTGGACACACTTCATCCCAAACACAGAAAACTACTTGAAGAGCCTTCTATACTCCAACATCCTCTGTGCATCTTCAAAGTATAATCACTGTGGTGGCAAGGTCGAGATCAAATACTACATGGTTCCTGGGTACAACGAGACCGGACCTGCAATGTCTCCGGGTGGCGCTGCGACAGGGAACCGTTACCCTGACTTCACTCGGGTGAACCATGGCAAGTACGCTGTCAGCGACGTGCGGGCAAACATTGGCACCAGCAACCTCATCTGGGATTACTTCTACACGACAGCGGGAGTGAGCTTCGGAACATACAGCCCATCCATTGTCTCGCAGCTGCAGGATATCTTTGAAGCAGATTGGTACTCTCCTTATACAGTACCGGTTGAACCACTGGAAGCGTCAGTGTAG
- the LOC120671370 gene encoding phospholipase D Z-like isoform X1, whose translation MPSSPHRRRLLLLPLLVAAAALRGPLPAGAATCKAWLVQSIPTDMPHLRRVPGVLSTGDVLQWLSGNATKSLDILAQYWQFLAQPNNPKSGDYGYSDSDMKRFGADEGHRVYKALENAADRKIKIRIVQHSGFAPDFDKESADLAAGRPNVQNVTLLFEKWWGSGVLHAKVWISDKKDMYIGSANNDWKSLTQVKELGIYFADCPQITKAVEVYFQNLWSLSALNSTTYTKVAWDKQWQVSRKVPCWSHFLQPKERCRSPIPPSVDISYTDGYPALANPEMIDVPLETPGYKKSTQEHYLSYLSFAPPEVTFGKFQADEQGWVDTIKSVKVGGIVRMNTMDWLGQSQYGTQTVYWPSLSSAISEVVFSKNATVRLLVAYWTHFIPNTENYLKSLLYSNILCASSKYNHCGGKVEIKYYMVPGYNETGPAMSPGGAATGNRYPDFTRVNHGKYAVSDVRANIGTSNLIWDYFYTTAGVSFGTYSPSIVSQLQDIFEADWYSPYTVPVEPLEASV comes from the exons ATGCCTTCCTCACCgcaccgccggcgcctcctcctaCTGCCCTTGctcgtcgctgccgccgcgctgcgGGGGCCGCTGCCGGCGGGCGCCGCCACCTGCAAGGCGTGGCTGGTGCAGTCCATCCCCACCGACATGCCGCACCTCCGCCGCGTCCCCGGGGTCCTCTCCACCG GAGATGTACTGCAGTGGCTCTCGGGTAATGCAACCAAGAGCCTGGACATCCTTGCACAGTACTGGCAGTTCTTAGCGCAGCCAAACAATCCAAAATCAGGGGATTATGGGTACTCCGATAGTGACATGAAGAGATTTGGGGCTGATGAGGGGCACCGGGTTTACAAGGCATTGGAGAATGCTGCAGATCGTAAGATCAAAATCAG GATTGTGCAACACTCAGGATTTGCTCCTGATTTTGACAAAGAGAGCGCCGATCTGGCTGCAGGAAGACCAAATGTTCAGAATGTAACCCTTCTTTTTGAGAAGTGGTGGGGATCTGGCGTTTTGCATGCAAAAGTCTGGATATCGGATAAAAAAGACATGTATATAGGGTCAGCAAACAACGATTGGAAATCTCTTACCCAG GTCAAGGAGCTTGGGATTTATTTTGCTGATTGTCCACAAATAACAAAAGCTGTGGAAGTATATTTTCAAAATCTTTGGTCGCTTTCAGCCCTCAACTCAACTACTTATACCAAAGTAGCTTGGGATAAGCAGTGGCAAGTTTCTAGAAAGGTTCCATGCTGGTCACATTTCCTACAGCCAAAAGAAAGATGCAG GTCACCAATACCACCTTCTGTTGACATCTCATATACAGATGGATATCCGGCACTTGCCAATCCTGAAATGATTGATGTGCCACTTGAAACCCCTGGGTACAAGAAATCCACTCAGGAGCACTACTTGAGCTACCTTTCCTTTGCTCCACCTGAG GTGACATTTGGCAAATTCCAAGCAGATGAGCAGGGTTGGGTTGACACCATTAAATCTGTTAAGGTTGGGGGAATTGTAAGAATGAATACTATGGATTGGCTTGGACAGTCACAGTATGGTACTCAAACAGTCTACTGGCCATCCTTGTCATCAGCAATCTCAGAG GTAGTGTTCTCAAAGAATGCAACTGTGAGGCTTCTCGTTGCCTACTGGACACACTTCATCCCAAACACAGAAAACTACTTGAAGAGCCTTCTATACTCCAACATCCTCTGTGCATCTTCAAAGTATAATCACTGTGGTGGCAAGGTCGAGATCAAATACTACATGGTTCCTGGGTACAACGAGACCGGACCTGCAATGTCTCCGGGTGGCGCTGCGACAGGGAACCGTTACCCTGACTTCACTCGGGTGAACCATGGCAAGTACGCTGTCAGCGACGTGCGGGCAAACATTGGCACCAGCAACCTCATCTGGGATTACTTCTACACGACAGCGGGAGTGAGCTTCGGAACATACAGCCCATCCATTGTCTCGCAGCTGCAGGATATCTTTGAAGCAGATTGGTACTCTCCTTATACAGTACCGGTTGAACCACTGGAAGCGTCAGTGTAG
- the LOC120671370 gene encoding phospholipase D Z-like isoform X3: MKRFGADEGHRVYKALENAADRKIKIRIVQHSGFAPDFDKESADLAAGRPNVQNVTLLFEKWWGSGVLHAKVWISDKKDMYIGSANNDWKSLTQVKELGIYFADCPQITKAVEVYFQNLWSLSALNSTTYTKVAWDKQWQVSRKVPCWSHFLQPKERCRSPIPPSVDISYTDGYPALANPEMIDVPLETPGYKKSTQEHYLSYLSFAPPEVTFGKFQADEQGWVDTIKSVKVGGIVRMNTMDWLGQSQYGTQTVYWPSLSSAISEVVFSKNATVRLLVAYWTHFIPNTENYLKSLLYSNILCASSKYNHCGGKVEIKYYMVPGYNETGPAMSPGGAATGNRYPDFTRVNHGKYAVSDVRANIGTSNLIWDYFYTTAGVSFGTYSPSIVSQLQDIFEADWYSPYTVPVEPLEASV; this comes from the exons ATGAAGAGATTTGGGGCTGATGAGGGGCACCGGGTTTACAAGGCATTGGAGAATGCTGCAGATCGTAAGATCAAAATCAG GATTGTGCAACACTCAGGATTTGCTCCTGATTTTGACAAAGAGAGCGCCGATCTGGCTGCAGGAAGACCAAATGTTCAGAATGTAACCCTTCTTTTTGAGAAGTGGTGGGGATCTGGCGTTTTGCATGCAAAAGTCTGGATATCGGATAAAAAAGACATGTATATAGGGTCAGCAAACAACGATTGGAAATCTCTTACCCAG GTCAAGGAGCTTGGGATTTATTTTGCTGATTGTCCACAAATAACAAAAGCTGTGGAAGTATATTTTCAAAATCTTTGGTCGCTTTCAGCCCTCAACTCAACTACTTATACCAAAGTAGCTTGGGATAAGCAGTGGCAAGTTTCTAGAAAGGTTCCATGCTGGTCACATTTCCTACAGCCAAAAGAAAGATGCAG GTCACCAATACCACCTTCTGTTGACATCTCATATACAGATGGATATCCGGCACTTGCCAATCCTGAAATGATTGATGTGCCACTTGAAACCCCTGGGTACAAGAAATCCACTCAGGAGCACTACTTGAGCTACCTTTCCTTTGCTCCACCTGAG GTGACATTTGGCAAATTCCAAGCAGATGAGCAGGGTTGGGTTGACACCATTAAATCTGTTAAGGTTGGGGGAATTGTAAGAATGAATACTATGGATTGGCTTGGACAGTCACAGTATGGTACTCAAACAGTCTACTGGCCATCCTTGTCATCAGCAATCTCAGAG GTAGTGTTCTCAAAGAATGCAACTGTGAGGCTTCTCGTTGCCTACTGGACACACTTCATCCCAAACACAGAAAACTACTTGAAGAGCCTTCTATACTCCAACATCCTCTGTGCATCTTCAAAGTATAATCACTGTGGTGGCAAGGTCGAGATCAAATACTACATGGTTCCTGGGTACAACGAGACCGGACCTGCAATGTCTCCGGGTGGCGCTGCGACAGGGAACCGTTACCCTGACTTCACTCGGGTGAACCATGGCAAGTACGCTGTCAGCGACGTGCGGGCAAACATTGGCACCAGCAACCTCATCTGGGATTACTTCTACACGACAGCGGGAGTGAGCTTCGGAACATACAGCCCATCCATTGTCTCGCAGCTGCAGGATATCTTTGAAGCAGATTGGTACTCTCCTTATACAGTACCGGTTGAACCACTGGAAGCGTCAGTGTAG